The following coding sequences are from one Leptospira mayottensis 200901116 window:
- the purL gene encoding phosphoribosylformylglycinamidine synthase subunit PurL has protein sequence MEKDVVSLQDALEHGLTAEEFQKIQEILGRIPNSTELGIFSAMWSEHCSYKNSILKLKTLPTSSDKLLAKAGEENAGAMDIGDGLAVVFKIESHNHPTAVEPYQGAATGVGGIMRDIFTMGARPIVSLNSLRFGNPDEPRNKYLLSRAVKGIGDYGNSLGIAVSGGELFIDECFSKNPLVNAMTVGIVRHDQMASATTGGQVGNAVYIVGATTGRDGIHGASFASKDLSKESESKRSAVQVGDPFMEKLLMEASLEAIQKGLLIGIQDMGAAGISCATSEMSAKGKTGMKIDLDLVPFRETGMNAYEAMLSESQERMLVVPKKGKESELVSIFEKWNLNAVKIGEVTADGMIEIYMGGKLKAKIPAESLVLGGGAPRYERETKRPAYLDAVKTWNTDAISDVTSGANASDVLLKILSSWNVCSRKPITEQYDSEVGLVKLIGPGLDGGLSSIPDTNKALATATDCNSRYTYLDPYKGAEFAVCEAARNVYVTGATPYGVTNNLNFANPYIPENYYMFSECIRGMGDACRFLGLPVTGGNVSFYNESPEGPIFPTPTIGMVGILQDKKKFISNFPKEAGIELAVLGNFRPSLGGSEYLKKIHGQVNGTIPELDIKEELELCKLILSLNEKGVLKSARDLSLGGIGIALSKTVLFSGLGIDADLTAFKQNRLDLTLFGESSTTVLVGFDSTWKEQIRKQTEEKGLKFYPIGKTTSFEVLKLKDIGVEISFSELNEPYEKGLEAVFAL, from the coding sequence ATGGAAAAAGACGTCGTTTCCCTACAAGACGCTCTGGAACACGGACTTACCGCAGAAGAATTTCAGAAAATTCAGGAAATTTTGGGAAGAATTCCAAACTCCACCGAACTTGGAATTTTTTCTGCAATGTGGTCGGAGCATTGTTCTTATAAAAACTCGATACTAAAGTTGAAAACACTTCCGACATCTTCGGATAAACTGCTTGCTAAAGCGGGTGAAGAGAATGCGGGTGCGATGGATATCGGAGATGGGCTGGCCGTGGTTTTCAAAATCGAGAGTCACAATCACCCGACCGCAGTAGAACCGTATCAGGGCGCGGCGACCGGTGTGGGTGGAATTATGAGAGATATCTTTACGATGGGCGCGCGTCCGATCGTATCGCTGAATTCTCTGCGGTTTGGAAATCCCGACGAACCAAGAAATAAATATCTTCTTTCCCGTGCGGTAAAGGGAATCGGAGATTACGGAAACTCGCTCGGAATTGCGGTTTCGGGTGGAGAACTTTTTATCGACGAATGTTTTTCCAAAAACCCTCTTGTAAACGCAATGACCGTGGGAATCGTGCGCCACGATCAGATGGCCAGCGCGACGACCGGTGGCCAAGTTGGCAATGCAGTTTACATTGTCGGAGCTACGACAGGAAGGGATGGAATTCATGGAGCGTCCTTTGCGTCCAAGGATCTATCCAAAGAATCCGAGTCCAAACGTTCCGCCGTTCAGGTGGGTGACCCGTTTATGGAAAAGCTACTTATGGAAGCAAGTTTGGAAGCGATTCAAAAAGGGCTTTTGATCGGAATTCAAGATATGGGTGCGGCTGGAATTTCTTGTGCAACTTCGGAAATGAGCGCCAAGGGTAAAACCGGAATGAAAATTGATCTTGATCTCGTTCCATTTCGCGAGACTGGAATGAACGCCTACGAAGCGATGCTTTCCGAGTCCCAAGAGAGAATGCTCGTAGTTCCAAAAAAAGGAAAAGAATCCGAACTCGTATCTATATTCGAAAAATGGAATCTAAATGCGGTCAAAATCGGCGAAGTTACCGCAGACGGAATGATCGAGATTTATATGGGCGGAAAGCTCAAAGCAAAAATTCCTGCCGAGTCGCTCGTGTTAGGTGGAGGAGCCCCTCGTTACGAAAGAGAAACGAAACGCCCCGCTTATCTCGACGCTGTAAAGACTTGGAACACGGATGCAATCTCCGACGTGACTTCCGGCGCAAACGCAAGCGACGTTCTACTGAAAATTCTTTCCTCCTGGAACGTATGTTCCCGCAAGCCAATTACGGAACAATACGACAGCGAAGTCGGTCTCGTAAAACTCATAGGTCCGGGACTAGATGGAGGACTTTCTTCTATCCCGGATACGAACAAAGCTCTTGCGACTGCTACCGATTGTAATTCCAGATATACCTATCTCGATCCTTATAAGGGGGCGGAGTTTGCGGTTTGTGAGGCGGCCCGAAACGTTTATGTTACGGGAGCGACCCCATACGGAGTGACCAATAATCTGAATTTTGCAAATCCTTATATTCCGGAAAACTATTATATGTTTTCCGAATGTATTCGAGGGATGGGAGATGCCTGCCGCTTCTTGGGTCTTCCCGTGACCGGAGGGAACGTATCTTTTTACAACGAATCTCCTGAAGGACCGATTTTTCCGACCCCTACGATCGGAATGGTAGGAATCCTTCAAGATAAGAAAAAGTTTATTTCCAACTTTCCGAAGGAAGCCGGAATCGAACTTGCGGTTCTTGGAAATTTCCGTCCTTCTTTGGGAGGAAGCGAATACCTGAAAAAAATCCACGGCCAAGTCAACGGAACCATTCCTGAACTCGATATCAAAGAAGAATTAGAACTTTGTAAACTGATTCTTTCACTAAACGAAAAAGGGGTTTTGAAATCTGCGAGAGATCTTTCTCTCGGAGGAATCGGAATCGCTCTTTCCAAAACGGTTCTTTTTTCTGGACTCGGTATCGATGCGGACCTGACTGCTTTCAAACAAAATCGATTGGATTTGACCTTGTTCGGAGAGAGTTCGACAACCGTTCTTGTTGGGTTTGATTCCACTTGGAAGGAACAAATCCGTAAACAAACAGAAGAGAAAGGGCTGAAATTTTATCCTATCGGTAAGACTACTTCCTTCGAAGTTTTGAAGCTGAAAGACATCGGAGTGGAAATTTCTTTTTCGGAATTGAACGAGCCTTATGAGAAAGGTTTGGAGGCCGTATTCGCTTTATGA
- a CDS encoding leucine-rich repeat domain-containing protein — MKVGAELPLLRKFLAIGFICFTASFDCKKNAEEILGEAKAKPELVQILDFGMQKLSTVPEAVCGFPNLTKLDLRLNSLTFLPESIGECRRLEQLNLFGNDLTALPSTFSKLKNLKVLLAGGNDFTILPSELLFLPLIRTLYFDQNKLTLTETDVEILASLSSLEELDLNLNLGIKTLPFNYEKLRNLTNLKRLNIKKTSLKGEDADKLQAILPNTKIDY, encoded by the coding sequence ATGAAAGTAGGAGCAGAACTTCCGTTATTAAGGAAATTTCTTGCGATTGGTTTCATTTGTTTTACGGCGAGTTTCGACTGTAAAAAAAATGCGGAAGAAATTTTGGGAGAGGCAAAGGCAAAACCGGAGTTAGTTCAAATCTTGGATTTTGGAATGCAGAAGTTGTCCACGGTTCCCGAAGCAGTTTGTGGTTTTCCAAATCTAACTAAGTTGGATCTTCGCTTAAACAGTTTGACTTTTCTTCCGGAATCTATCGGAGAATGTAGGCGTCTTGAACAACTTAATCTTTTCGGAAACGACCTTACTGCATTGCCGTCTACGTTCTCTAAATTAAAAAATCTGAAAGTATTACTGGCTGGGGGCAACGATTTTACGATTCTTCCTTCCGAACTTCTGTTTCTTCCGCTGATCAGAACTTTGTACTTCGATCAAAATAAATTGACTCTTACGGAAACGGACGTGGAAATTCTCGCTTCTCTTTCCTCCTTGGAGGAATTGGATTTGAATCTGAATTTGGGAATCAAGACTCTTCCTTTTAATTACGAAAAACTTAGAAATCTTACCAATTTAAAAAGACTGAATATTAAAAAAACTTCATTAAAGGGAGAGGATGCAGATAAATTGCAGGCGATTCTTCCAAACACTAAAATCGATTACTGA
- the ileS gene encoding isoleucine--tRNA ligase: MSETQKENPYSSTVLLPKTDFPMKADLAKREPEQIRSWKQGQIFRKMREQRNGKKEFVLHDGPPYANGNFHLGHALNKILKDTIIKSKSLAGFYADMIPGWDCHGLPIEVQVLKNLGKKVRETGPEELRQLCRKYAEEFVGKQGDDLSRFLCFWEEGKIYKTMSPDFEAKIVEVFGELFKKGYVYRGKKPVYWSIDLATAHAEAEIEYYPHVSPSIYVKFPVIGEKKQFCLIWTTTPWTLPANLAICFNRKIEYSIFRTESGEELILADALAKNVTMTTGVVLTKLKSISSEELAVLKFQHPFIDRISVSLFGDHVTLEAGTGCVHTAPGHGQDDYKVGLTAGLEPFSPVDDYGRYTDEFPLMQGKKVFDANPEIIQLLKDRGLLLYQGELEHSYPHSWRSKKPLIFRATPQWFFKMDFQNLREKSLSAIDGVRWIPSWGITRIRSMVETRPDWCLSRQRNWGVPIPAFACESCGQTHIDDVSIQFFTKMVREKGIEIWYSEEAKDLLPPKTKCGKCGNDSFKKGNDILDVWFDSGVSNFAVLGERKNEPPADLYLEGSDQHRGWFQSSLWPSMALRGIPPYKAVLTHGYVLDEKGHAMSKSLGNGIDPTVDIIQVYGADILRLWVSSLDFRDDIKVGKESLKIVSEQYRKIRNTFRYLLGNLDGHTPEQNLPFEELEELDRFYLSKLAGFVEDVVASYETYQFHQIYQKLILFCTVTLSQDYFDMIRDRMYCDARDSRSRRSSSTTLQYILDSLCILVAPILSFTAEEVWTSNGKKDSVFLQTFPDLKSWKNQSLEDKFESALQAREVVQKALEIARQEGKLGKSLEAALEIVSKSGPSFGELLPKETLELLFVVSQIHEKNPGMEVLSSHENEKFSVKVLKPVQGECLRCWRHTEDISEKDDLCGRCKSVVA, encoded by the coding sequence ATGAGCGAAACCCAAAAAGAAAACCCGTATTCCTCCACAGTTCTCCTTCCTAAGACAGATTTCCCCATGAAGGCGGATCTTGCCAAACGGGAACCTGAACAAATCAGATCTTGGAAACAAGGCCAGATCTTTCGAAAAATGAGGGAACAAAGAAATGGAAAAAAAGAATTTGTTCTTCATGACGGTCCTCCGTATGCAAATGGAAATTTTCATTTAGGTCATGCTCTTAATAAAATTCTCAAAGATACGATTATTAAATCGAAATCGCTCGCCGGTTTTTATGCGGATATGATTCCGGGTTGGGATTGTCACGGCCTTCCAATCGAGGTTCAGGTTTTAAAGAATCTAGGCAAAAAGGTTCGTGAAACTGGGCCCGAAGAACTTAGGCAACTCTGCAGAAAATATGCGGAAGAGTTCGTTGGAAAACAAGGGGACGACTTGAGTCGTTTTCTTTGTTTTTGGGAAGAAGGGAAAATCTACAAAACAATGTCTCCCGATTTTGAAGCGAAAATTGTGGAAGTATTCGGAGAACTTTTTAAGAAAGGTTATGTCTATCGGGGTAAAAAACCGGTCTATTGGTCGATCGATTTGGCGACGGCGCATGCGGAAGCGGAGATAGAATACTACCCTCATGTTTCTCCTTCTATCTATGTAAAATTTCCCGTTATCGGCGAGAAAAAACAATTCTGCCTAATCTGGACGACAACTCCTTGGACTCTTCCGGCAAACCTTGCGATTTGCTTTAATAGGAAAATTGAATATTCTATTTTTAGAACGGAGTCAGGAGAGGAACTTATACTTGCTGATGCTCTTGCAAAGAACGTTACAATGACAACTGGAGTCGTTCTTACAAAATTGAAATCGATTTCTTCGGAAGAGTTAGCCGTCCTTAAATTTCAACATCCTTTTATCGATCGTATTTCCGTTTCCTTGTTCGGAGATCATGTGACTCTTGAGGCGGGGACGGGTTGCGTTCATACGGCTCCCGGTCACGGTCAAGACGATTACAAAGTCGGTTTAACGGCTGGGCTGGAACCGTTCTCACCCGTCGACGATTACGGAAGATACACGGATGAGTTCCCTTTGATGCAGGGAAAAAAAGTTTTCGATGCAAATCCGGAAATCATTCAACTTCTGAAAGACAGGGGATTACTTCTCTACCAGGGCGAGCTGGAACATTCTTATCCTCATAGTTGGAGGAGTAAAAAACCTCTGATATTTCGAGCGACACCTCAGTGGTTTTTTAAGATGGACTTTCAAAATCTCCGTGAAAAGTCTCTTTCCGCGATAGATGGGGTCCGATGGATTCCTTCTTGGGGAATTACTCGAATTCGATCCATGGTGGAAACGAGACCGGACTGGTGTTTATCTCGTCAGAGAAACTGGGGAGTTCCGATTCCTGCGTTCGCTTGCGAATCCTGCGGTCAAACTCATATCGACGACGTTTCGATTCAGTTCTTTACGAAGATGGTCCGTGAAAAGGGAATCGAGATTTGGTATTCGGAAGAAGCTAAGGACCTCCTCCCTCCGAAAACAAAATGTGGTAAATGCGGAAATGATTCCTTCAAAAAAGGAAACGATATTTTAGATGTTTGGTTCGATTCAGGAGTCTCCAACTTTGCGGTGTTAGGTGAGCGTAAGAATGAACCTCCAGCGGATCTTTATCTGGAAGGTTCCGATCAACATAGAGGTTGGTTTCAGTCTTCTCTCTGGCCTTCGATGGCTCTTCGAGGAATTCCTCCTTATAAGGCCGTATTGACCCACGGTTATGTTTTGGATGAAAAAGGACACGCAATGTCCAAATCTTTAGGAAACGGAATCGATCCTACGGTCGACATCATCCAAGTTTACGGGGCCGATATCCTTCGCTTGTGGGTTAGTTCTTTGGATTTTAGGGATGATATCAAAGTAGGAAAAGAATCCTTAAAAATAGTTTCTGAACAATATCGTAAGATTCGTAATACATTCCGTTATCTTTTGGGAAATTTGGATGGCCATACCCCTGAACAAAATCTTCCTTTTGAAGAACTCGAAGAGTTGGATCGATTTTATCTTTCCAAACTCGCTGGTTTTGTGGAGGACGTGGTTGCAAGTTATGAGACCTATCAGTTCCATCAGATTTATCAGAAGTTGATCTTATTTTGCACAGTTACTCTGTCTCAGGATTATTTCGATATGATCCGGGACAGAATGTATTGCGACGCGAGAGATTCGAGATCCAGAAGATCCTCCTCTACGACACTTCAGTATATTCTGGATTCATTATGTATTCTCGTGGCGCCAATTCTTAGTTTTACCGCCGAAGAGGTATGGACTTCCAACGGAAAAAAAGACTCTGTGTTCTTACAAACCTTCCCTGATTTGAAATCTTGGAAGAATCAATCTCTTGAAGATAAATTTGAGTCTGCGTTGCAAGCGAGAGAAGTCGTTCAGAAGGCTCTTGAGATCGCAAGACAAGAAGGAAAGTTGGGTAAGTCTCTTGAAGCGGCTCTTGAAATCGTTTCTAAAAGTGGGCCCAGCTTTGGTGAACTTCTTCCGAAGGAAACCTTGGAGTTGCTTTTTGTGGTTTCTCAAATTCATGAGAAAAATCCGGGAATGGAAGTCCTTTCCAGTCACGAGAACGAAAAATTCTCCGTAAAAGTTTTAAAACCGGTTCAAGGTGAATGTCTTCGTTGTTGGAGACATACGGAAGATATTTCCGAAAAAGACGATCTCTGTGGTCGTTGTAAATCGGTTGTTGCTTGA
- a CDS encoding LA_1326/LA_4305 family lipoprotein: MKYIFKFSYLFFIFSLVQCSWVQERNFFFWPTNSNLIHRSAEVAYFQISPIKVDLFQELVPSRPFIHPFQLTPEQWKALLGNLKYIKKSSLGFFTDHVFSDGELEVIARDLPLVIKSLPENKILVLISKYDDIQSVISLEELTTALIWGEKDKINLVFGKIKREIVDKNVGMDFSLWTNIKAISLDHISDGTEISDNGIVQFQTVRNIPNRKWVIFNPEQLDQYKFKPRKRSEIRKLTDENDRPGG; encoded by the coding sequence ATGAAATATATATTCAAATTTTCCTATTTGTTTTTCATCTTTTCACTCGTTCAGTGTTCTTGGGTTCAGGAAAGAAATTTTTTCTTTTGGCCCACCAATTCAAATCTGATTCATCGTTCGGCAGAAGTCGCTTATTTTCAGATCAGCCCTATCAAAGTAGATTTATTTCAGGAGCTGGTCCCTTCAAGACCGTTCATTCACCCTTTTCAACTCACCCCCGAACAGTGGAAGGCTCTTCTAGGAAACCTAAAATACATCAAAAAATCTTCTCTCGGTTTTTTTACGGATCATGTTTTTTCTGACGGAGAATTGGAAGTTATAGCAAGAGATCTTCCTTTAGTTATCAAGTCTCTTCCCGAAAATAAGATTCTTGTTTTGATTTCAAAATACGATGATATTCAATCGGTTATTTCTTTGGAAGAGTTGACCACCGCCTTGATTTGGGGCGAAAAAGATAAAATCAACCTGGTTTTCGGTAAAATCAAAAGGGAAATCGTGGATAAAAATGTAGGTATGGATTTTTCTCTTTGGACCAACATCAAAGCGATCTCTCTGGATCACATTTCCGACGGGACGGAAATTTCGGATAACGGAATCGTTCAATTCCAAACGGTTCGCAACATTCCAAATCGGAAATGGGTGATTTTTAATCCCGAACAATTAGATCAGTATAAATTTAAACCAAGAAAACGAAGCGAAATCCGCAAACTTACCGATGAAAATGACCGCCCTGGAGGCTGA
- a CDS encoding STAS domain-containing protein codes for MIIRSEIREKHIVLSVLEDILMDNSRDFHKEFEESVKTENPEIISFFLGKVKFIDSSGIGIIIKVRNQIREKNGTLNIFGLNKSLNSVFRLSGLDRIVNLYTNEEFLNKYPIFQEFVDQNSK; via the coding sequence ATGATAATCCGAAGCGAGATACGAGAGAAACATATCGTTCTTAGCGTTCTTGAAGACATCCTCATGGATAATTCGCGGGATTTTCACAAAGAATTTGAAGAATCTGTAAAAACAGAAAATCCGGAAATCATCAGCTTTTTTCTGGGAAAAGTCAAATTCATCGATTCTTCCGGAATCGGTATTATCATTAAAGTAAGAAATCAAATTCGAGAAAAAAACGGGACTCTAAACATTTTTGGCCTAAATAAGTCCTTAAATTCCGTATTTCGGCTATCAGGACTGGACAGAATCGTGAACCTTTATACTAATGAAGAGTTTCTAAATAAGTATCCGATTTTTCAAGAGTTTGTGGATCAAAATTCCAAATGA